A portion of the Tachysurus fulvidraco isolate hzauxx_2018 chromosome 8, HZAU_PFXX_2.0, whole genome shotgun sequence genome contains these proteins:
- the rhobtb1 gene encoding rho-related BTB domain-containing protein 1 isoform X2, with protein sequence MWYLEIKHFCPRTPVILVGCQLDLRYADLEAVNRARRPLARPIKPGDILPPERGREVAKELGIPYYETSVFDQFGIKDIFDNAIRAALISRRHLQFWKSHLRKVQKPLLQAPFLPPKAPPPLIKLPECPRKNQDGPRKLLENPLCADVMFIVQEHFNVFAHKIYLSTSSSKFYDLFQMDISEESQRMVVTELHRREHLMRTLSLDTEEAMAVLSNLSPSSLRASKSDGTLKVRNFNGKHHHNKLSLAIWCKAFQSIHKESVVNPVTGTAAVMTVVKMDNSFQLAPFKAVLRFLYTGELNEKEMDLMKIAQIAEILEVFDLRMMVENIMNKEGFMNKEITKAFHVRKANRIKECLAKSSFTDVVFRLDDGTIDAHKPLLISSCDWMAALFGGSFIESANNEVSFPNTSRVCMQAVLEYLYTNQLSPIADLDPMELIALANRLCLPRLIALTEQYAVSELVKASRDFQDIDGEVLNYLELAQFHNANQLTAWCLHHICTHYNNICANYRKEIKSKSQENQEYFEKHRWPPVWYLKEEDHYQRVRKEREKEDVVLNKHLSRRRWCFWSSSPAVA encoded by the exons ATGTGGTACCTGGAGATCAAACACTTCTGCCCACGTACGCCTGTTATTCTAGTCGGGTGTCAACTTGACCTACGCTATGCAGACTTGGAGGCTGTCAACCGAGCTCGACGGCCGTTAGCGAG GCCTATAAAACCAGGAGATATTTTGCCCCCAGAGAGAGGACGGGAGGTAGCGAAGGAGTTGGGGATTCCATACTATGAGACGAGTGTGTTTGATCAGTTTGGCATTAAAGACATCTTTGACAATGCTATCCGAGCTGCTCTCATCTCCAGACGCCACCTTCAGTTCTGGAAGTCCCATCTACGAAAGGTCCAGAAGCCCCTCTTGCAGGCACCATTTCTCCCACCAAAAGCTCCTCCACCACTGATCAAGCTCCCAGAATGTCCCCGCAAAAATCAGGATGGCCCCAGGAAACTGCTGGAGAACCCTCTCTGTGCTGATGTTATGTTCATTGTTCAAGAACACTTCAATGTTTTTGCCCACAAGATCTACCTATCTACCTCATCCTCCAAGTTCTATGACCTGTTCCAGATGGACATCTCTGAAGAGTCCCAGCGCATGGTTGTGACAGAGCTTCACAGGCGAGAGCACCTGATGCGAACTCTCAGTCTGGACACAGAAGAAGCCATGGCTGTGCTTTCCAACCTCTCACCTAGTTCCCTACGGGCTTCCAAGAGTGATGGAACTCTGAAGGTAAGGAACTTTAATGGCAAGCACCACCACAATAAGCTGTCCTTGGCAATTTGGTGCAAGGCTTTTCAAAGCATCCACAAAGAATCCGTGGTTAATCCGGTAACAGGAACCGCAGCTGTCATGACTGTGGTGAAGATGGACAACTCCTTCCAGCTGGCTCCGTTCAAAGCAGTACTGCGGTTCCTGTACACAGGAGAACTGAATGAAAAGGAGATGGACTTGATGAAGATCGCTCAGATTGCTGAGATCCTAGAAGTTTTTGACCTAAGAATGATGGTTGAGAATATCATGAACAAAGAAGGCTTTATGAATAAGGAAATCACAAAAGCGTTTCATGTGAGAAAAGCCAACAGGATTAAGGAATGTCTTGCCAAGAGCAGCTTCACAG ATGTGGTGTTTAGGTTGGATGACGGCACCATCGATGCCCATAAGCCGTTGCTGATCTCCAGCTGTGATTGGATGGCTGCTCTGTTTGGAGGCTCGTTCATAGAGAGTGCAAATAATGAG GTCTCTTTTCCTAATACCAGCAGGGTGTGTATGCAGGCAGTGTTGGAGTATCTTTATACCAATCAGCTGTCACCCATCGCTGATTTGGACCCAATGGAATTAATTGCTCTGGCAAACAGACTGTGCCTTCCCCGCCTCATCGCCCTGACAG AGCAATATGCTGTGAGTGAGCTGGTAAAAGCTTCTAGGGATTTCCAAGACATAGACGGAGAGGTTCTCAACTACCTGGAGCTTGCTCAG tTTCATAATGCCAACCAACTCACTGCTTGGTGTTTGCATCACATATGCACTCACTATAATAACATCTGTGCCAATTATCGCAAAGAGATCAAGTCCAAATCCCAAG AAAACCAAGAGTACTTTGAGAAGCATCGCTGGCCTCCGGTTTGGTACCTGAAGGAGGAAGATCACTATCAGCGTGTGAGgaaggagagggagaaggaagaCGTGGTCCTGAACAAGCACCTGTCTCGCCGGCGCTGGTGTTTCTGGAGCAGTTCTCCTGCAGtggcctga